Proteins from a single region of Oreochromis niloticus isolate F11D_XX linkage group LG7, O_niloticus_UMD_NMBU, whole genome shotgun sequence:
- the shisal1b gene encoding protein shisa-like-1a isoform X2, with translation MTISSRQSFNVLTVIFLLLSTAALSAHYRVCEPYSDQKGRYHFGFHCPRLSDNKTYMFCCHHNNTAFKYCCNETEFQLVMQVNLTTTSDGYAHNNYTALVGVWIYGFFVMVLLALDFLYYSAINYELCRIYLEKWGLGGRWLKKARSQWHRSMPEESEAQAQAQPMVPTHFQPRHSLRGESHSPTLLPYNTSTA, from the exons ATGACTATCTCCAGCCGGCAGTCCTTCAATGTCCTGACGGTCATCTTCCTCCTGCTGTCCACTGCAG CCCTCTCAGCTCATTACCGAGTGTGTGAACCTTACTCTGACCAAAAGGGGCGGTACCACTTTGGCTTTCACTGCCCACGCCTCTCAGACAATAAGACCTATATGTTCTGCTGCCACCACAACAACACCGCCTTCAAGTACTGCTGCAACGAGACTGAGTTCCAGTTGGTCATGCAGGTCAACCTCACCACCACCTCTGATGGTTATGCACACAA TAATTATACAGCCCTGGTCGGTGTGTGGATCTACGGCTTCTTTGTGATGGTGCTGCTGGCTTTGGACTTTCTCTACTACTCAGCCATAAACTACGAGCTGTGCCGGATCTACCTGGAGAAATGGGGTCTGGGAGGACGCTGGCTGAAGAAGGCTCGGAGTCAGTGGCACAGGTCCATGCCAGAGGAGAGCGAAGCCCAGGCTCAAGCCCAGCCCATGGTCCCCACCCACTTCCAGCCCAGACATAGCCTCAGAGGGGAGAGCCACAGCCCTACGCTCCTGCCCTACAACACATCCACCGCATG A
- the shisal1b gene encoding protein shisa-like-1a isoform X1, translating to MTISSRQSFNVLTVIFLLLSTAALSAHYRVCEPYSDQKGRYHFGFHCPRLSDNKTYMFCCHHNNTAFKYCCNETEFQLVMQVNLTTTSDGYAHNNYTALVGVWIYGFFVMVLLALDFLYYSAINYELCRIYLEKWGLGGRWLKKARSQWHRSMPEESEAQAQAQPMVPTHFQPRHSLRGESHSPTLLPYNTSTAW from the exons ATGACTATCTCCAGCCGGCAGTCCTTCAATGTCCTGACGGTCATCTTCCTCCTGCTGTCCACTGCAG CCCTCTCAGCTCATTACCGAGTGTGTGAACCTTACTCTGACCAAAAGGGGCGGTACCACTTTGGCTTTCACTGCCCACGCCTCTCAGACAATAAGACCTATATGTTCTGCTGCCACCACAACAACACCGCCTTCAAGTACTGCTGCAACGAGACTGAGTTCCAGTTGGTCATGCAGGTCAACCTCACCACCACCTCTGATGGTTATGCACACAA TAATTATACAGCCCTGGTCGGTGTGTGGATCTACGGCTTCTTTGTGATGGTGCTGCTGGCTTTGGACTTTCTCTACTACTCAGCCATAAACTACGAGCTGTGCCGGATCTACCTGGAGAAATGGGGTCTGGGAGGACGCTGGCTGAAGAAGGCTCGGAGTCAGTGGCACAGGTCCATGCCAGAGGAGAGCGAAGCCCAGGCTCAAGCCCAGCCCATGGTCCCCACCCACTTCCAGCCCAGACATAGCCTCAGAGGGGAGAGCCACAGCCCTACGCTCCTGCCCTACAACACATCCACCGCATGGTGA